A portion of the Candidatus Edwardsbacteria bacterium genome contains these proteins:
- a CDS encoding chemotaxis response regulator protein-glutamate methylesterase, with translation MTDIRTIKVLVVDDSALMRNMVGDIVKATPGLKLVGSAKNGLEAIEQVRQLSPDVVTMDIEMPKMDGLQALARLMTESPVATVMLSAHAKEGAESTLLALELGAVDFVTKPSGSISLDIDKVREELVEKIRMAAGVDLAKLRPGNSHRLAPAALESKAPTGIMRTLAIGSSTGGTRALAEILPKLPREINAALLLVQHMPVGFTKSLAERLDNRSKIRVREAQEGDRLERGLALLAPAGYHMELSSSGDRIKLNQNPPKFGVRPSVDVMMESVALYSPAETVGVILTGMGHDGANGVAGMKKKGGHIIAEDRSTCVVYGMPKAAVETGAVDEVLPLDQIPGAIVRACR, from the coding sequence ATGACTGACATCCGCACCATAAAAGTTCTGGTGGTTGACGACTCCGCCCTGATGCGCAACATGGTGGGCGATATTGTCAAGGCTACGCCGGGGCTTAAGCTGGTGGGTTCCGCCAAGAACGGGCTGGAGGCCATCGAGCAGGTCCGCCAATTGTCCCCCGATGTGGTTACCATGGACATCGAGATGCCCAAGATGGACGGCCTGCAGGCGCTGGCCCGGCTGATGACCGAATCCCCGGTGGCCACGGTGATGCTCTCGGCCCATGCCAAGGAGGGAGCCGAGTCCACCCTGCTGGCTCTGGAGTTGGGAGCGGTGGACTTCGTGACCAAACCGTCCGGCTCCATCTCCTTAGACATAGACAAGGTCCGGGAGGAGCTGGTGGAGAAGATCAGGATGGCCGCCGGGGTTGACCTGGCCAAGCTGAGGCCCGGCAACAGCCATCGCCTGGCTCCGGCGGCGCTCGAGAGCAAAGCTCCAACCGGAATCATGAGAACCCTGGCCATCGGCTCGTCCACCGGCGGCACCCGGGCCCTGGCCGAGATACTGCCCAAGCTGCCCCGGGAGATAAACGCCGCCCTATTGCTGGTGCAGCACATGCCGGTGGGCTTTACCAAATCCCTGGCCGAGCGGCTGGACAACCGCAGCAAGATCAGGGTAAGGGAGGCCCAGGAGGGCGATCGGCTGGAAAGGGGGCTGGCGCTACTGGCCCCGGCCGGGTATCACATGGAGCTGTCCTCCTCCGGGGACCGGATAAAATTAAATCAGAACCCTCCCAAGTTCGGGGTCCGTCCATCGGTGGATGTGATGATGGAGTCGGTGGCGCTTTATTCACCGGCGGAAACGGTGGGCGTGATACTGACCGGGATGGGTCACGACGGGGCCAACGGGGTGGCCGGAATGAAGAAGAAGGGCGGGCACATTATAGCGGAGGACCGCTCCACCTGCGTGGTCTATGGCATGCCCAAGGCGGCGGTGGAGACCGGAGCGGTGGACGAGGTGCTGCCGCTGGACCAGATCCCGGGGGCCATCGTCAGGGCCTGCCGCTAA